A single Lusitaniella coriacea LEGE 07157 DNA region contains:
- the sixA gene encoding phosphohistidine phosphatase SixA: MELYLIRHGIAAERGTYENDDERPLIEVGRKKTHKVARRFSKIGVRFDVILTSPFLRARQTAQILKDAGLSTTIEECASLAPDGDLQTWVQGFPWDNPPRLALVGHQPDLGNWAELLVWGVAREKLILKKAGAIGLKLPETFNPVGQSELFLLTSPKWLL; the protein is encoded by the coding sequence ATGGAACTCTATCTGATTCGCCACGGAATTGCCGCCGAACGCGGAACTTACGAAAACGATGACGAGCGCCCGTTGATTGAAGTGGGTCGCAAAAAAACCCATAAAGTTGCCCGACGATTCTCTAAAATTGGCGTGCGCTTCGATGTGATTTTAACCAGTCCCTTCCTCAGAGCGCGACAAACCGCACAAATTCTGAAAGACGCGGGTTTAAGTACAACGATTGAAGAATGCGCTTCCCTTGCTCCTGACGGCGACTTACAAACTTGGGTTCAAGGGTTTCCCTGGGATAATCCCCCGCGATTGGCTTTGGTCGGTCATCAACCGGATTTAGGAAATTGGGCAGAATTGCTGGTTTGGGGAGTTGCACGAGAAAAATTAATCCTCAAAAAAGCGGGCGCGATCGGCTTGAAACTTCCGGAAACATTCAATCCTGTGGGTCAAAGCGAATTATTTCTCTTGACTTCGCCCAAATGGTTGCTCTGA
- the hisA gene encoding 1-(5-phosphoribosyl)-5-[(5-phosphoribosylamino)methylideneamino]imidazole-4-carboxamide isomerase — MEVIPAIDLLDGQCVRLYQGDYQRSEVFGENPVEMARRWEGEGATRLHLVDLDGAKQGKPANHSAIASIVKAVSIPVQVGGGLRDRAGIAQLLNLGVQRAIVGTIAVENPELVEELCQEFPDQIVVGIDARNGQVATRGWLETSQVSAIELAKKMEDIGAAAIIYTDIHRDGTLAGPNLEALRELSRAIALPIIASGGVSSLTDLLSLLALESQGVCGAIVGRALYTGDIDLAEAVRAVGQGRWQDVPPDSGFSTFA; from the coding sequence ATGGAAGTTATACCTGCAATTGATTTGCTTGACGGGCAGTGCGTGCGGCTGTATCAGGGAGATTATCAGCGTTCGGAGGTGTTTGGCGAAAATCCGGTGGAAATGGCTCGACGCTGGGAGGGTGAGGGAGCAACTCGCTTGCATTTGGTGGATTTAGATGGGGCGAAACAAGGAAAACCCGCCAACCATAGCGCGATCGCGTCCATTGTAAAAGCGGTTTCAATTCCAGTGCAAGTGGGGGGCGGGTTGCGCGATCGCGCGGGCATTGCTCAACTTCTCAATCTCGGCGTTCAACGGGCGATTGTGGGAACAATTGCAGTGGAAAATCCCGAACTGGTAGAAGAGTTGTGTCAAGAATTTCCCGATCAAATTGTGGTGGGAATCGACGCGCGCAACGGACAAGTCGCAACGCGAGGATGGTTGGAAACCTCTCAAGTTTCTGCGATAGAACTCGCAAAAAAAATGGAAGATATTGGTGCAGCCGCGATTATTTACACCGATATTCATCGGGACGGAACCCTTGCAGGGCCTAACCTCGAAGCCTTGCGAGAATTGAGCCGCGCGATCGCGCTTCCCATTATCGCTTCTGGGGGAGTCAGTTCTCTCACGGATTTGCTCAGTTTGCTCGCTCTAGAATCTCAGGGCGTTTGCGGCGCGATCGTCGGGCGCGCCCTCTATACGGGAGATATTGACCTCGCCGAAGCGGTTCGAGCGGTCGGACAGGGACGCTGGCAAGATGTTCCCCCAGATTCTGGCTTTTCTACCTTTGCATAG
- a CDS encoding GAF domain-containing protein, producing MGNRSSEQQIAKFESLRREVEELTTFKIAYEAQDELVRAFISMGRTSATSQLMLKSMLLQAAKMASKLSQAEDCSLFLVNSDNVVTDSVLARGATIREQKESLIDRVLDKGIAGWVVRNRQVGLIADTMQDSRWLNLPNQPYTVRSALCVPILRGRTLLGVLTLTHSQPNQFDKRTAHLMQMCATQMTLALDNVRLYRQDQEHLPATPSPAESLPVETVRESLSEIGIYIINDRGKFVYANPRFLKIFDYKISQLAELQSVLALVQSQDRDRVAQEIEHCLNGHLSHLSCEFKGKMSTGEVLEIEISGTRTKFYGKYSIIGTVRLLNHS from the coding sequence ATGGGAAATCGATCTTCAGAACAACAGATAGCAAAATTTGAATCCTTGCGCCGCGAAGTTGAAGAATTAACAACCTTTAAAATTGCCTATGAAGCACAAGATGAACTAGTTCGCGCCTTCATTTCGATGGGACGCACGTCGGCGACAAGTCAGTTGATGCTTAAATCGATGTTGTTGCAAGCCGCAAAAATGGCAAGCAAGTTATCTCAGGCGGAAGATTGCAGCTTATTTTTGGTCAATTCCGACAACGTTGTGACAGATAGCGTCCTCGCGCGCGGCGCAACTATCCGCGAACAGAAAGAGAGTTTGATCGATCGCGTTTTGGATAAAGGAATTGCGGGATGGGTGGTTCGCAATCGCCAAGTGGGTTTGATTGCAGATACAATGCAGGACAGTCGTTGGTTAAATCTTCCCAATCAACCTTATACTGTCCGTTCTGCTTTATGCGTTCCCATTCTTCGAGGTCGCACATTGCTTGGGGTCCTTACGCTGACCCATTCCCAACCCAACCAGTTTGATAAGAGGACGGCGCATTTAATGCAGATGTGCGCGACGCAAATGACCTTAGCGCTAGATAACGTGCGGCTTTATCGACAAGACCAGGAACACCTTCCCGCAACACCTTCACCCGCAGAGTCTCTTCCGGTCGAAACGGTTAGGGAATCCCTTTCGGAGATTGGAATTTATATTATCAACGATCGCGGAAAATTTGTTTATGCCAATCCTCGATTCCTCAAAATTTTTGACTATAAAATTTCCCAGCTTGCTGAGTTACAATCGGTTTTAGCGTTGGTTCAATCTCAAGACCGCGATCGCGTGGCACAAGAAATAGAACACTGTCTTAATGGTCACCTCTCGCATCTGAGTTGTGAATTTAAGGGCAAAATGTCCACGGGTGAAGTACTGGAGATTGAGATAAGCGGCACTCGAACCAAGTTCTATGGAAAGTATTCTATTATTGGAACTGTTCGCCTTCTCAATCACTCATGA
- the sir gene encoding sulfite reductase, ferredoxin dependent, with the protein MVNTPVRPQNQKISKLEGIKERSNNLREPLATELLEETTHFSEAALQILKFHGSYQQDNRDNRVKGQEKDYQMMLRTRNPGGFIPPELYLTLDRLSDEYGNHTLRVTTRQGFQVHGILKKNLKATVSAIVRNMGSTLGACGDLNRNVMAPPAPYKNRADYQYAWEYADRIADLLRPQTGAYYEIWLDGEKAISGEEAPEVKAARQRNGTGTIFHDAEEPIYGQHYMPRKFKCSVTVPGDNSIDLYTQDVTLVVMTDAQGELEGFNVLVGGGMGRTHNKEETFARIADELGYVEKGDVYELMKAIVATQRDYGDRANRRHARMKYLIHDWGIEKFRAKVEDYFGKSLSPYKSLPAWKYEDYLGWNEQGDGKLFLGLSIENGRVKDEGDFRLKTALKAIVEQFQLPMRLTANHNLIFYDIDPKSKATIQGLLDENGVATNPDAIAPLTRYAMACPALPTCGLAITESERVIPGIIDRIQALLDKLGMGDEKFVIRMTGCPNGCARPYMAELGFVGSAVESYQIWLGGTPHQTTLARPYVQRLPIADLETFLEPLFVYFDREKKSGESFGEFCNRVGFDALREFSGNYQIGSYKGAKRSAKGRKIRYRIGVRDDLYDRLKDMSRDRGKSMTDLVAEALEAYL; encoded by the coding sequence ATGGTTAATACTCCCGTCCGTCCCCAAAATCAAAAAATCTCAAAATTAGAAGGCATCAAAGAACGCAGCAACAACTTGCGCGAACCCCTCGCCACAGAACTGCTCGAAGAGACGACCCATTTCAGCGAAGCAGCGCTGCAAATCCTCAAGTTTCACGGGTCTTACCAGCAGGACAACCGGGACAATCGAGTAAAAGGGCAAGAGAAAGACTACCAAATGATGTTGCGCACCCGCAATCCGGGCGGCTTCATTCCCCCAGAACTTTATCTCACCCTCGATCGGCTCTCAGACGAATACGGCAACCACACCCTGCGGGTCACAACTCGCCAGGGTTTCCAGGTTCACGGCATTCTCAAGAAAAATCTTAAAGCGACTGTTAGCGCGATCGTGCGCAATATGGGTTCGACTCTCGGCGCGTGCGGCGACCTCAACCGCAACGTCATGGCTCCCCCCGCCCCCTACAAAAACCGCGCAGATTACCAGTATGCCTGGGAATACGCCGATCGAATTGCCGACTTGCTCAGGCCCCAAACTGGCGCGTACTACGAAATTTGGCTCGATGGAGAAAAAGCCATTAGCGGCGAAGAAGCCCCAGAAGTGAAAGCGGCTCGCCAGCGCAACGGTACGGGAACCATTTTCCACGATGCGGAAGAACCGATCTACGGTCAGCACTATATGCCCCGTAAATTTAAATGCTCCGTTACCGTCCCCGGCGATAATTCCATCGATCTCTACACCCAAGATGTCACCTTAGTGGTCATGACCGATGCTCAGGGCGAGTTAGAAGGATTCAACGTCCTGGTGGGGGGTGGTATGGGGCGAACCCATAACAAAGAAGAAACTTTTGCTCGCATCGCCGATGAACTGGGCTATGTGGAGAAAGGGGATGTTTACGAATTGATGAAGGCTATTGTTGCCACCCAACGGGACTATGGCGATCGCGCGAACCGCCGCCACGCGCGGATGAAATATTTAATCCACGATTGGGGCATTGAGAAATTTCGAGCAAAAGTTGAAGATTACTTCGGGAAATCCCTCTCTCCCTACAAAAGCCTTCCCGCTTGGAAATACGAAGATTACTTGGGGTGGAACGAACAGGGCGATGGCAAATTATTCCTCGGTCTTTCGATTGAAAACGGTCGCGTTAAGGATGAAGGGGATTTTCGCCTGAAAACCGCCCTCAAAGCGATTGTCGAGCAGTTTCAGTTGCCCATGCGACTCACCGCCAATCACAACCTGATTTTCTACGATATTGACCCGAAATCCAAGGCGACTATTCAAGGGCTGCTCGATGAAAATGGAGTTGCTACCAATCCCGACGCGATCGCGCCCCTCACCCGCTACGCAATGGCTTGTCCCGCCCTTCCCACCTGTGGATTGGCGATTACAGAGTCCGAACGGGTAATACCGGGAATTATCGATCGCATTCAAGCCCTGTTGGACAAACTCGGCATGGGAGATGAGAAATTTGTGATTCGCATGACCGGATGTCCTAACGGCTGCGCGCGCCCCTACATGGCGGAATTAGGCTTTGTGGGCAGTGCCGTGGAATCTTACCAGATTTGGCTGGGGGGTACGCCTCATCAAACAACATTAGCCCGTCCCTACGTTCAGCGTTTACCCATTGCCGATCTCGAAACTTTCCTCGAACCTCTCTTTGTTTATTTCGATCGCGAAAAGAAATCTGGAGAAAGTTTTGGCGAATTTTGCAATCGCGTGGGATTTGATGCCCTGCGAGAATTTTCGGGGAACTACCAAATCGGCAGTTATAAAGGGGCAAAACGCTCCGCCAAAGGACGTAAAATTCGCTATCGCATTGGGGTACGCGACGATCTATACGATCGTTTGAAAGATATGTCGCGCGATCGCGGAAAATCCATGACAGACCTCGTTGCAGAAGCCTTAGAAGCTTATTTGTAA
- a CDS encoding STAS domain-containing protein: protein MYVVLRPQGNLDVKRATLLKHELLHLTETTDGEAKSYWVIDCAQVQSIDHFGLFTLVELRQLAHQRKCHLRLCNLSKQLRLVFEITELDGRLRIWDKKVSDASMSQYPMVLC from the coding sequence ATGTACGTCGTCCTTCGCCCTCAAGGAAATTTAGATGTTAAGAGAGCTACGCTGCTAAAACACGAGCTATTGCACCTAACAGAAACAACCGATGGGGAAGCAAAATCTTACTGGGTTATCGATTGCGCGCAAGTCCAAAGCATCGATCATTTTGGCTTATTTACGCTGGTTGAGTTGCGACAGTTGGCGCATCAGCGCAAATGCCACTTGCGTTTGTGCAATTTGAGCAAGCAACTTCGATTGGTTTTTGAGATTACCGAACTTGATGGTCGGTTGAGAATTTGGGACAAGAAAGTTAGCGATGCGTCCATGTCCCAATATCCAATGGTTTTGTGCTGA
- a CDS encoding DUF1830 domain-containing protein — protein MATVFFPKLSENNNKYLCCYVNRTGKVAIARITNIPNWYCERVVFPQEQFLFEAPPNAELEIHGYTNIGLSQEVIPCAELRVSNNCE, from the coding sequence ATGGCAACCGTTTTTTTTCCAAAACTCTCTGAAAACAATAATAAATACTTGTGCTGTTACGTTAATCGGACTGGAAAAGTCGCGATCGCGCGCATCACAAATATTCCCAACTGGTATTGCGAACGAGTTGTCTTCCCCCAAGAGCAATTTTTGTTTGAAGCCCCCCCTAACGCAGAATTAGAAATTCACGGTTACACAAACATTGGTTTGTCTCAAGAAGTTATTCCCTGTGCGGAGTTAAGGGTTAGCAATAATTGCGAATAA
- a CDS encoding secondary thiamine-phosphate synthase enzyme YjbQ — MTHYQKVLRLKTTGKTLHAISPKVEEIVAASGVQLGLCTVFVRHTSASLIIQENADPDVLRDLSSFFAKLVPEDGRSYIHDAEGPDDMPAHIRSALTQTSLPIPITRGRLALGIWQGIYLWEHRQRSHQREVTIHISGE; from the coding sequence GTGACTCACTACCAAAAAGTCCTCCGACTGAAAACCACTGGAAAAACCCTACACGCCATCTCTCCCAAGGTAGAGGAAATTGTTGCAGCATCAGGCGTACAATTAGGTCTGTGTACTGTATTCGTTCGTCATACTTCCGCTTCTCTAATCATCCAAGAAAACGCCGATCCTGACGTTCTGCGCGACTTATCCAGCTTTTTTGCTAAATTAGTCCCAGAAGACGGACGCAGCTACATCCACGATGCTGAAGGCCCTGACGATATGCCCGCTCATATTCGTTCCGCCTTAACCCAAACCTCATTGCCTATTCCCATCACTCGCGGAAGATTAGCATTAGGAATTTGGCAAGGAATTTATCTGTGGGAACATCGACAGCGTTCTCATCAGCGAGAAGTCACGATTCATATTAGTGGAGAATAA
- a CDS encoding UbiD family decarboxylase, with protein sequence MARDLRGFIKLLEEKGQLRRINALVDSDLEIAEISNRMLQAGGPALLFENVKGASFPVAINLMGTVERICWAMNRENPQELEELGKKLAMLQQPKPPKKLSQAVDFGKVLFDVLKAKPGRNFFPPCHEVVIEGKNLDLNTLPLIRPYPGDAGKIVTLGLVITKDVETGTPNVGIYRLQLQSPNTMTVHWLSVRGGARHLRKAAEAGKKLEIAITLGVDPLLIMAAATPIPVDLSEWLFAGLYGGSGVKLAKCKTLNLEVPANSEFVLEGTITPGEVLPDGPFGDHMGYYGGVEDSPLIRFHCMTHRKDPIYLTTFSGRPPKEEAMMAIALNRIYTPILRQQVSEIVDFFLPMEALSYKAAIISIEKAYPGQARRAALAFWSALPQFTYTKFVIVVDKNINIRDPRQVVWALSSKVDPSRDVFILPDTPFDSLDFASQKIGLGGRMGIDATTKIPPETEHEWGEVLESDPDIAAMVERRWAEYGLGDLNLQDVDPNLFGYDMK encoded by the coding sequence ATGGCACGAGATTTACGGGGATTCATCAAACTGCTCGAAGAGAAAGGACAACTGCGAAGAATTAACGCCCTTGTCGATTCTGACTTAGAAATTGCCGAGATTTCCAATCGGATGTTACAAGCAGGCGGTCCGGCACTCTTATTTGAAAATGTTAAGGGTGCATCCTTCCCCGTCGCCATCAACCTCATGGGAACCGTAGAACGAATTTGCTGGGCAATGAATCGGGAAAATCCCCAGGAACTTGAGGAATTGGGGAAAAAACTGGCGATGCTGCAACAACCCAAACCCCCGAAAAAACTGTCTCAAGCCGTAGATTTTGGCAAAGTGCTGTTTGATGTCCTCAAAGCCAAACCCGGACGCAATTTCTTTCCCCCATGCCACGAAGTCGTTATTGAAGGGAAAAATCTCGATTTAAATACCCTTCCCCTCATTCGTCCCTATCCCGGCGATGCGGGAAAAATCGTGACTTTGGGATTGGTAATTACCAAGGATGTGGAGACGGGAACGCCGAATGTGGGTATCTATCGCCTGCAACTCCAATCTCCCAATACTATGACCGTTCATTGGCTATCGGTGCGAGGGGGTGCGAGACACTTGCGCAAGGCCGCAGAAGCGGGGAAAAAATTAGAAATCGCGATCACGTTAGGAGTCGATCCTTTACTCATTATGGCAGCAGCTACCCCCATTCCCGTCGATCTCTCCGAATGGTTATTCGCCGGACTCTACGGCGGTTCTGGGGTCAAACTCGCAAAATGCAAAACCCTCAATCTCGAAGTTCCCGCCAACTCGGAATTTGTTCTCGAAGGAACCATTACCCCCGGCGAAGTTCTCCCCGACGGGCCCTTTGGAGATCACATGGGGTACTATGGCGGCGTGGAAGACTCTCCCCTCATTCGCTTCCACTGCATGACCCACCGCAAAGACCCCATCTATCTAACCACTTTTAGCGGTCGTCCCCCTAAAGAAGAGGCAATGATGGCGATCGCGCTCAATCGCATTTATACGCCCATTCTCCGGCAACAGGTCAGCGAAATTGTAGACTTTTTCCTGCCAATGGAAGCCTTAAGTTATAAAGCGGCGATTATTTCCATTGAAAAAGCTTATCCCGGACAAGCAAGACGCGCTGCCTTAGCGTTTTGGAGTGCGCTACCCCAATTTACCTACACAAAATTTGTCATCGTTGTCGATAAAAACATTAATATTCGCGATCCTCGTCAAGTCGTGTGGGCGCTTTCCTCTAAAGTTGACCCGTCGCGAGATGTTTTCATTCTCCCTGATACTCCCTTTGACAGTCTCGATTTTGCCAGTCAAAAGATTGGGTTGGGGGGACGCATGGGAATTGATGCAACCACCAAAATTCCTCCTGAAACCGAACATGAATGGGGCGAGGTGTTAGAATCCGATCCCGATATTGCTGCAATGGTAGAAAGGCGTTGGGCGGAGTACGGATTGGGAGATTTGAATTTGCAAGACGTTGACCCCAACTTGTTTGGGTATGATATGAAATAA
- a CDS encoding photosystem I assembly protein Ycf3 yields MPRTQRNDNFIDKSFTVMADIILKVLPTNKKAKEAFAYYRDGMSAQADGEYAEAMDNYKEALTLEDDPNDRSYILYNMGLIHASNGEHERALELYHESIELNPRMPQALNNIAVIYQYQGERAKEEGNNDEAEALFDKAAEYWKQAIRLAPGNYIEAQNWLKITGRSELDAFL; encoded by the coding sequence ATGCCCAGAACCCAGCGCAACGATAATTTTATTGATAAAAGCTTTACCGTCATGGCAGACATTATTCTTAAAGTTCTGCCCACCAACAAAAAAGCCAAAGAAGCCTTTGCCTACTATCGCGATGGAATGTCTGCTCAAGCGGATGGGGAATACGCAGAGGCGATGGATAATTACAAGGAAGCCCTAACATTAGAAGACGATCCCAACGATCGCAGCTACATTCTCTACAATATGGGACTAATCCACGCCAGTAATGGCGAACACGAACGGGCGCTAGAGTTGTATCACGAATCGATCGAACTGAATCCCCGGATGCCCCAAGCTTTGAATAATATTGCTGTGATTTACCAATATCAAGGGGAACGCGCTAAAGAAGAAGGGAATAACGACGAAGCAGAAGCATTGTTCGATAAAGCGGCTGAATACTGGAAACAAGCTATTCGTCTGGCTCCCGGTAATTATATTGAGGCGCAAAACTGGCTTAAAATTACCGGACGTTCGGAACTGGATGCGTTTCTCTAA
- a CDS encoding DUF4335 domain-containing protein, producing MFFSPTAIRRYTPPTCTLKIVGKTSPLSRWSSQVLFKDVRFELDFDDPRQVEEDRVSIAGNREQLESLSEVVETYVQDFLLYSSPSRLSSLSSFLGSALPVESSPQSAVALSPQEEALEEEQKPKLLSPNPSLKPQGLLAHQLSFGNLATPDSGTSIQLSTIQLFDLATALEEYSTEMAVLPATGSASARRPVPQWASAAAAVLLAVGVTATVMKLNQQPQTVSSTADEELIAADDPAIAPLPTPSTALDTPVPSPTTPDAISSAKRLPPPPPVGSPNIPVTPPNANPSPVIIRPQQQRAAPQTQQKRALPPQPKVPVNRAPAPASRPRTVPPRSSAPPAPPPTPAPTPRLPNLPSLGDSGDRVTASAPENASPPQSPDFRERESLESRGTVSQVGEVKNYFQQRWKPPESLSQTLEYDLLLDRDGSIERLIPIGEAAGTFLDRTPMPLLGEPFVSNVEGRGKPKIRLMLHPNGNVETRLQSLD from the coding sequence ATGTTCTTTTCTCCTACTGCTATTCGGCGCTATACGCCACCAACCTGTACGCTGAAAATCGTTGGGAAAACATCGCCTCTTTCCCGGTGGAGTTCCCAGGTGTTGTTTAAGGACGTTCGCTTCGAGTTGGATTTTGACGATCCCAGGCAAGTTGAGGAAGATCGAGTTAGCATCGCTGGGAACCGCGAGCAACTTGAAAGTCTGTCCGAGGTCGTTGAGACTTACGTTCAAGATTTTTTGCTATACTCCTCTCCTTCGCGTCTTTCGTCTTTGTCTTCTTTTTTAGGAAGCGCGCTCCCTGTCGAATCTTCCCCACAATCGGCAGTTGCACTCTCCCCCCAAGAAGAAGCCCTAGAGGAGGAACAAAAACCCAAACTCCTCTCTCCCAATCCCTCCCTCAAACCCCAAGGATTGCTCGCGCACCAATTATCTTTTGGCAACTTGGCAACGCCGGATTCCGGCACGTCGATTCAACTCAGCACGATTCAACTGTTCGATCTGGCGACTGCCCTCGAAGAATACAGTACCGAAATGGCGGTTTTGCCTGCCACCGGCAGTGCGTCTGCGCGCCGTCCCGTTCCCCAATGGGCGAGTGCGGCGGCGGCGGTATTGCTTGCTGTGGGCGTAACTGCCACTGTAATGAAGCTCAATCAGCAGCCTCAAACTGTCTCCTCAACTGCCGACGAAGAATTAATCGCCGCCGACGATCCCGCGATCGCGCCCCTGCCAACTCCCTCCACTGCCCTCGATACTCCAGTTCCCTCTCCCACCACCCCCGACGCAATTTCCTCGGCAAAACGCTTGCCTCCGCCGCCCCCAGTGGGTTCCCCGAATATTCCCGTCACGCCTCCCAATGCAAACCCCTCCCCCGTGATTATTAGACCGCAACAGCAGCGTGCAGCGCCCCAAACGCAACAAAAGCGGGCTTTACCCCCTCAACCCAAAGTCCCGGTAAATCGAGCGCCTGCCCCCGCATCCCGTCCCAGAACGGTTCCCCCGCGATCGAGCGCGCCCCCCGCGCCTCCTCCTACCCCTGCCCCAACGCCAAGACTGCCTAACCTCCCTTCACTGGGGGATTCTGGCGATCGCGTGACGGCTAGCGCGCCGGAAAATGCGAGTCCCCCGCAATCTCCTGATTTTAGGGAACGGGAAAGCTTAGAAAGTCGCGGTACGGTTTCCCAAGTCGGGGAGGTCAAAAACTACTTCCAACAGCGCTGGAAGCCCCCAGAAAGCCTGTCTCAAACCCTGGAGTACGATCTGCTCCTCGATCGCGATGGTTCCATCGAGCGACTCATACCCATCGGAGAAGCGGCGGGAACCTTCCTCGATCGCACGCCCATGCCTTTACTAGGAGAACCTTTTGTTTCCAATGTAGAAGGGCGGGGAAAACCAAAAATTCGTTTAATGCTGCATCCGAATGGGAATGTTGAGACGCGGTTGCAGTCTCTCGATTAA
- a CDS encoding sugar transferase codes for MTKGKNRSIVNMPDPVYHSKQSTPPPKRDLRAPRSFHFGRGTGVGIFRSLAFVLLDTILLSLSWIAATGIVERVDWLQSVESFSLLTSTPGRPAFLWPILVITQATLASAGLYDERESRRQFARLLKSLTLAQAILILMAFLYEPGLIVSRSTFVLAWLFSILFVVSGRLLAETTITMLRQTGTVSRPIYLVGTLRDRLIAHIALKLISNKEFKIIGQLDLTEQSNRARWPQILNEIAEQGVGEIFVCSWQSVEDPIAFYWSLKSRGIHLRILPIGLEVPHQSPKIEMIGGLLSIQFQPPALVGGDFWTKRIFDLVVSSLVLLLSAPLFLTIALLIKLDSPGPIFYRQTRVGLRGRHIKVWKFRTMVINAEQLMKELEAKNEIKGGVLFKMKDDPRITKVGKFLRRYSLDEIPQLINVLFGQMSLVGPRPLPLRDVEGFAPHHHFRHNVMPGITGLWQVRGRSDITDFDDAFKLDMLYIQNWSLALDFQILIKTVQVVLGSKGAY; via the coding sequence ATGACAAAGGGAAAGAACCGTTCGATCGTTAATATGCCCGATCCTGTCTATCATTCTAAGCAATCAACCCCTCCGCCCAAGCGAGATCTCCGCGCACCTCGCTCTTTCCACTTTGGTCGAGGAACGGGAGTTGGTATATTTCGCAGCCTTGCCTTTGTTTTGCTAGACACGATCTTACTCTCCTTGAGTTGGATTGCCGCAACAGGGATTGTCGAGCGGGTAGATTGGCTGCAAAGTGTAGAATCTTTTAGCCTCCTCACCAGTACTCCCGGAAGACCCGCGTTCCTCTGGCCCATCTTAGTTATCACCCAAGCAACCCTTGCCTCAGCCGGACTCTACGACGAGCGAGAAAGTCGCCGTCAGTTTGCACGCCTCCTCAAAAGTCTCACCCTCGCCCAAGCGATTCTGATCCTGATGGCGTTTCTTTACGAACCGGGTTTAATCGTTTCCCGTTCAACCTTCGTACTCGCTTGGTTATTCAGCATCCTTTTTGTGGTTAGCGGTCGTCTGCTTGCCGAAACCACAATTACAATGCTCCGCCAGACTGGAACGGTGTCCCGTCCGATTTATCTGGTGGGAACCCTGAGAGATCGCTTGATCGCACACATCGCCCTGAAGCTGATTAGCAATAAAGAATTCAAAATTATTGGTCAACTCGATCTAACCGAACAAAGTAACCGCGCTCGTTGGCCTCAGATCCTAAATGAGATTGCAGAGCAAGGAGTCGGGGAAATTTTTGTTTGTTCCTGGCAGTCCGTTGAAGACCCCATCGCCTTTTACTGGAGTCTTAAGAGTCGAGGCATTCACCTGCGAATTTTGCCCATTGGTCTAGAAGTTCCCCATCAATCGCCCAAAATCGAAATGATTGGCGGACTGTTAAGCATTCAATTTCAGCCTCCAGCCTTGGTTGGTGGAGATTTCTGGACAAAGCGAATTTTCGATTTGGTTGTCTCCAGTTTAGTGCTACTTTTATCGGCTCCTTTATTCCTAACGATCGCGCTCCTGATTAAACTCGACTCCCCCGGTCCCATCTTCTACCGACAAACTCGCGTCGGCTTGAGAGGTCGGCACATCAAAGTTTGGAAGTTTCGGACGATGGTGATTAATGCCGAGCAATTGATGAAAGAACTCGAAGCCAAAAACGAAATTAAAGGGGGCGTTCTCTTTAAAATGAAAGACGATCCCCGCATCACCAAAGTGGGTAAATTTCTGCGCCGCTACAGCCTTGACGAAATTCCGCAGTTGATTAACGTCCTGTTCGGTCAAATGAGCCTAGTAGGTCCGCGTCCTCTCCCCTTGCGAGATGTTGAAGGCTTCGCCCCCCATCACCACTTCCGTCACAACGTTATGCCCGGTATCACCGGACTGTGGCAGGTTCGCGGGCGTTCGGACATCACAGATTTTGACGATGCCTTTAAATTGGATATGCTCTATATCCAAAACTGGTCGCTGGCATTGGATTTCCAAATTTTAATCAAAACCGTTCAAGTGGTATTGGGAAGCAAGGGAGCCTATTAG
- a CDS encoding STAS domain-containing protein gives MNIILRPQRDLDLKEASIIKQALLKCFEAEALQKKSYCIIDLAQVDSIDHFGLFTLIELRKFARRKQFHLRLCNLKKQVQLLLELTELDRQFKTWDKKIEQDPVPGFEIVLC, from the coding sequence ATGAACATCATTCTGCGTCCTCAAAGAGATTTAGACCTTAAAGAGGCTTCCATTATCAAACAAGCACTGCTCAAATGTTTTGAAGCAGAAGCACTCCAAAAAAAATCCTATTGCATCATCGATCTCGCTCAAGTTGATTCTATCGATCATTTTGGTCTTTTTACACTGATAGAATTGCGCAAGTTCGCTCGCCGCAAGCAGTTTCACCTGCGCTTGTGCAATCTTAAAAAGCAAGTTCAGCTCCTTCTCGAACTCACCGAACTGGATCGACAATTCAAAACTTGGGACAAAAAAATCGAGCAAGATCCCGTTCCCGGTTTCGAGATCGTCCTGTGTTGA